In Tripterygium wilfordii isolate XIE 37 chromosome 15, ASM1340144v1, whole genome shotgun sequence, one DNA window encodes the following:
- the LOC120016138 gene encoding transcription initiation factor TFIID subunit 2-like isoform X2: MSYQINQLGKDQDVVAQTQAIAALEVQSQISFSIVNALNNILCDSKALWRVRSRHCLHWLTLHLRYRYKHSRPSQWWMKLNFICLGSS, from the exons ATGTCTTATCAGATTAATCAATTAGGGAAGGACCAAGATGTTGTTGCCCAAACACAAGCTATTGCAGCATTGGAagttcaatctcagatttcgtTTTCTATTGTTAATGCTCTAAATAATATCCTCTGTGATTCCAAG GCCCTCTGGAGAGTTCGATCGAGGCACTGTTTGCACTGGCTAACACTGCATCTGAG ATACAGATACAAGCATTCTAGGCCTAGCCAGTGGTGGATGAAGCTGAACTTCATCTGCTTAGGGTCATCTTGA
- the LOC120016736 gene encoding uncharacterized protein LOC120016736, with protein sequence MASNSNPEGSSQTPSASDSSKNVRGKSDPAWRYCKHVQETNSVGRPKNTIICMYCLKEIKGGGINRFKIHLSGVSGQGVERCKKVPAEVQNEMLQNVTSYENKKRLSQDRYEDQYGDGPAVEDDEVEEVMCKRTKSTNTVKKGKKKSVDNPINSYFMSRTTPGSQPTIKSVLQSQEAKEKVDLAIAKWMIDASIPFNATNSKLYQPMIDAIASIGPGYKGPSIHAVRGKLLGKSVEEVKMFVKNFHSIWKVTGCTIMSDGWTDQNSRTLINFLVYCPKGTIFLKSVDASEASKTGQLLFKLFREVVLDVGVENVVQVVTDNASNYVMAGRLLEGEFPTLSWSPCAAHCLNLMFQDIGKLEDVSSAVKHAAGITKYIYNHCFVLNLMRQHTGGREIIRPAPTRFATNFVALQSILAQKDALRAMVTCKEWIQSSYSKDVNGRRFANNVLDSKFWSECGIIVQLTEPLMCVLRLVDGDDRPAMGYLYKSIHVAKDEMIRRFQRKKRRVQPLLSIVDSRWDSQLYKNLHAAGFWLNPSNQYNIEEMTKHRDTGSGILDVIEKFSYGDMDLSGKLTSEMRIFVDAEGDFGRKTAINDREKMLPAEWWRYYGNSAPNLQKLAMRVLSQTCSSSGCERNWSIFEHIHSKKRNRLEHQRLNDLVYVHYNLRLQQRNYWKGRNYDPINFEDFTSYGSWILEEEPPLLTIDEVQAFRELDASSSIQDNNVEINLDEAFIEDEEEDDDDDDVSPQQNRLNVEMNIPFFTENIGGETQVNEQNN encoded by the exons ATGGCATCTAATTCCAATCCTGAAGGTTCATCCCAAACCCCAAGTGCTAGTGACAGTAGCAAAAATGTAAGGGGGAAAAGTGATCCAGCATGGAGGTATTGTAAGCATGTGCAGGAAACCAATTCTGTTGGAAGACCAAAGAATACAATTATATGTATGTACTGCCTCAAAGAGATTAAAGGTGGTGGAATCAACCGTTTCAAAATTCATTTATCTGGAGTTAGTGGTCAAGGAGTTGAGAGATGCAAGAAGGTTCCTGCTGAGGTTCAAAATGAAATGTTGCAAAATGTTACATCTTACGAGAATAAAAAAAGGCTATCCCAAGATCGTTATGAGGATCAATATGGAGATGGTCCTGCagttgaagatgatgaagttGAAGAAGTGATGTGCAAGAGAACTAAGTCAACTAACACTgtaaaaaaagggaagaagaaaagtGTTGATAATCCAATAAATTCTTACTTCATGTCCAGGACGACTCCTGGATCTCAACCAACTATCAAAAGTGTCTTGCAATCTCAAGAGGCAAAAGAAAAGGTGGACCTTGCCATTGCCAAGTGGATGATAGATGCATCAATTCCATTCAACGCTACTAACTCAAAACTTTATCAACCGATGATTGATGCAATAGCAAGTATAGGACCAGGTTATAAAGGTCCTAGTATTCATGCTGTTCGAGGTAAATTGTTGGGTAAAAGTGTGGAAGAGGTGAAGATGTTTGTGAAAAATTTTCACAGCATTTGGAAAGTTACTGGCTGCACAATCATGTCTGACGGTTGGACAGATCAAAATAGCAGAACCTTAATCAATTTCTTAGTGTATTGTCCCAAGGGAACAATCTTTTTGAAGTCCGTTGATGCCTCAGAAGCTTCTAAGACCGGTcagttgttgttcaaattgttCAGGGAAGTTGTGCTAGATGTGGGGGTGGAAAATGTGGTGCAGGTGGTCACGGATAATGCCTCAAATTATGTCATGGCTGGTAGGTTATTAGAAGGTGAGTTTCCGACATTATCTTGGTCTCCTTGTGCCGCACATTGCCTTAATTTGATGTTTCAGGATATTGGAAAGCTTGAAGATGTGAGTAGTGCTGTGAAACATGCTGCTGGGATTACTAAGTACATTTACAatcattgttttgttttgaatttgatgAGGCAGCACACAGGTGGTAGAGAAATTATTCGTCCAGCTCCAACTAGGTTTGCTacaaattttgttgcattacAAAGTATATTGGCTCAAAAAGATGCATTGCGAGCTATGGTGACATGTAAGGAGTGGATACAATCATCAtattcaaaggatgtgaatggAAGAAGATTTGCTAATAATGTCTTGGATTCAAAGTTTTGGAGTGAATGTGGTATTATTGTGCAACTAACTGAACCACTTATGTGTGTGCTTCGTTTGGTTGATGGTGATGATAGGCCAGCTATGGGTTATCTGTATAAGAGCATCCATGTAGCAAAGGATGAGATGATCAGGAGGTttcagagaaagaagagaagggtCCAACCATTATTGTCAATTGTAGATTCTCGGTGGGATAGTCAATTGTACAAGAATCTCCATGCTGCTGGTTTCTGGTTGAATCCTAGTAACCAATACAACATTGAAGAGATGACAAAGCATAGAGACACAGGATCTGGTATCTTGGATGTGAttgagaaattctcttatggAGATATGGATTTGAGTGGTAAGTTGACTTCTGAGATGAGGATTTTCGTAGATGCTGAAGGAGATTTTGGGAGAAAGACTGCCATAAATGACCGAGAAAAAATGCTTCCTG CTGAGTGGTGGAGATACTATGGAAACTCTGCTCCTAATCTTCAAAAGTTGGCTATGCGTGTGTTGAGCCAAACTTGTAGTTCCTCAGGGTGCGAGAGGAATTGGAGTATTTTTGAGCACATCCACTCAAAAAAAAGGAACAGGTTGGAGCATCAGCGGCTAAATGATTTGGTTTATGTTCACTATAATTTGAGGCTACAACAGAG GAATTATTGGAAAGGTCGGAACTATGATCCAATTAATTTTGAAGATTTCACCTCCTATGGTTCATGGATCTTAGAAGAGGAACCTCCTCTCTTGACCATTGATGAAGTTCAAGCATTTAGAGAATTGGATGCATCTTCAAGCATCCAAG ATAACAATGTGGAGATAAATTTGGATGAAGCTTTCATTGAGGAtgaggaggaagatgatgatgatgatgatgtgtcacCACAACAAAACCGATTGAATGTTGAGATGAATATCCCATTTTTCACTGAGAATATTGGTGGAGAAACTCAAGtcaatgaacaaaataattag
- the LOC120016013 gene encoding organic cation/carnitine transporter 1, with protein MEEEGQNLVQGNMNLIEKEETPPSTTNQLELTVDEVMEGHVGSFGFSQLLHVFLVSLAWMFDSQNTLITIFSDAQPPAWRCKNIGHGVNNSSNASFCVSGERKGRGSVCGFEPGTWEWVGGNTSSTIAEWGLICDRKFLAALPSSLFFVGSLLGSSMYGRLADSFLGRKRAVLLSCLLTSVTAFLTSLSPNVYIYAFLRFANGFSRSGIGMCCLVLSTEAVGRKWRGQVGQYGFFFFTAGFLSLPLIAYPTRACWRNLYKIISLLPLAYSLLLLPYVSESPRWLLIRGRSKEALEVLNKLARLNGKKLPENLSLVNPSAAKEGEEEDEGVRDSLWSTKWAAKRMIMVMVAGFGVGFVYYGIQLNVENLNFNLYFSVALNALMEIPAVFIGSVLLSFTNRRLLFSQSAYLAGISCILCIIFSRRGHGKTDHKAGGSWPQLTLEAVGFMAASTAFDVLYIYCVELFPTNVRNFAVSLLRQALMLGASVAPMLVVLGRVSPSLSFLIFGILSILSGIVSMWLPETKNAPLYDNLKQQEAEEKLSCQTGNSDVELGTRSTSA; from the exons atggaagaagaaggacaaaatCTTGTGCAAGGAAACATGAACTTGATCGAAaaagaagaaacaccaccaTCCACAACAAACCAGTTGGAGCTTACAGTAGATGAAGTGATGGAAGGGCATGTAGGATCATTTGGGTTCTCACAGTTGCTACATGTGTTCTTGGTTTCATTGGCATGGATGTTTGATTCCCAAAACACATTGATCACCATCTTCAGTGATGCTCAACCACCCGCTTGGAGGTGCAAAAACATCGGTCATGGAGTTAATAACAGTTCTAATGCATCATTCTGCGTTAGTGgtgaaagaaaaggaagaggtTCTGTGTGTGGATTTGAGCCAGGAACTTGGGAGTGGGTTGGCGGAAATACTAGCTCCACCATTGCAGAATGGGGTCTCATTTGCGACCGCAAGTTCCTCGCTGCACTCCCCTCCTCACTTTTCTTCGTCGGCTCGCTTTTAG GCTCTAGTATGTATGGTCGCCTAGCCGATTCATTCCTGGGGAGGAAAAGAGCAGTGTTACTCTCATGCCTCTTAACTTCTGTAACTGCTTTTCTCACTTCCCTATCACcaaatgtatacatatatgcattcCTACGTTTCGCCAATGGTTTTTCTCGATCCGGTATCGGAATGTGCTGCCTTGTTCTCTCCACAGAAGCTGTTGGACGCAAATGGCGCGGTCAAGTTGGGCAATACGGGTTCTTTTTCTTCACCGCAGGCTTTCTTTCCCTCCCCTTGATTGCCTACCCTACAAGGGCTTGTTGGAGAAACTTGTACAAGATCATTTCACTTCTTCCTCTTGCTTACTCACTTCTACTACTCCCTTATGTGTCCGAGTCTCCACGTTGGCTCCTCATCAGGGGACGGAGCAAGGAAGCCCTTGAAGTTCTGAATAAGTTGGCAAGACTTAATGGAAAGAAACTGCCAGAAAACCTAAGTCTTGTAAACCCATCTGCGGctaaagaaggagaagaagaagatgaaggtgttAGAGATAGTCTGTGGAGTACAAAATGGGCAGCGAAAAGGATGATAATGGTTATGGTAGCTGGATTTGGAGTTGGTTTTGTTTACTATGGGATTCAACTTAATGTTGAGAACCTAAATTTCAATCTGTATTTCTCAGTCGCACTCAACGCACTAATGGAGATTCCTGCAGTCTTCATTGGCAGTGTACTCTTGAGCTTCACGAACCGGCGTCTGCTCTTCTCTCAGTCTGCATATTTAGCTGGAATTTCATGCATTCTCTGCATCATTTTCTCTCGAAGAGGCCACGGAAAGACAGATCATAAAGCTGGCGGGAGTTGGCCTCAACTGACTCTTGAAGCAGTAGGATTCATGGCTGCTTCAACggcatttgatgttttgtacATATACTGCGTCGAGCTCTTCCCCACCAATGTAAGAAACTTTGCGGTCTCATTGTTGCGCCAAGCGCTCATGCTGGGGGCATCAGTAGCACCAATGCTGGTTGTTCTCGGACGCGTGAGCCCTTCTCTTTCCTTCCTCATATTCGGGATCTTGTCTATCTTAAGTGGAATCGTAAGTATGTGGCTTCCAGAGACAAAGAATGCTCCTCTCTATGACAACTTGAAGCAGCAGGAAGCAGAGGAGAAACTAAGTTGTCAAACAGGCAATTCAGATGTTGAACTGGGAACCAGATCAACTTCAGCATAG
- the LOC120016522 gene encoding transcription factor DICHOTOMA — translation MSFSSDLLGFSNHCNQDPQMIPSSNYNGNDFISYSDINPISLTPFHNYTINPNSSKQYLDEQYPPNFLHLPSPLLHYELEFLENHDVFNFYSPQPMKGTDDSVTDFRGEESTSIEKRNSKDTKMKKVSTTTIAGGKKSGKKDRHSKINTAQGPRDRRMRLSLKVATEFFDLQDKLGYDKASKTIEWLLTQANAEIKKLASSLPNMSCSTVNNAAKSASSATNSECEVVSQINSIEPKESSIGMKKKGRLSSISRKNAFRGGPLVKESREKARARARERARMKLCDHHDQLSRLSSRSPFEASDSSSRHNNNPSMEVEKPSYHDQQENTTATTTHEDMVDNNSSVIMDKYWNFTGPSNFGYLPHTSTSNTTSIPQQNQSTDFQFFGKPWDSYNNVNLY, via the exons ATGTCATTCTCGAGTGATCTGTTAGGGTTTTCCAACCATTGCAATCAAGATCCTCAAATGATTCCTTCAAGCAATTACAATGGCAATGACTTTATCTCTTACAGTGACATCAACCCCATCTCTCTCACTCCCTTCCATAATTACACCATTAACCCAAATAGTTCAAAACAATACTTAGATGAACAATACCCTCCTAATTTCCTACATTTGCCCTCTCCCTTACTTCACTATGAATTAGAATTCCTTGAAAACCATGATGTTTTTAATTTCTACAGCCCACAACCCATGAAAGGCACCGATGACTCAGTGACCGATTTTCGTGGTGAAGAGAGTACTAGTATTGAGAAAAGAAACAGCAAGGATACCAAGATGAAGAAGgtatcaacaacaacaatagcAGGAGGGAAGAAGTCAGGGAAGAAAGATAGGCATAGCAAGATCAACACGGCTCAAGGACCGAGAGATCGGAGAATGAGATTGTCTCTCAAAGTTGCAACAGAATTCTTTGATCTACAAGACAAGCTAGGCTATGATAAGGCAAGTAAAACGATTGAATGGTTATTGACACAAGCAAACGCCGAAATCAAGAAACTCGCATCCAGTCTCCCCAACATGAGCTGCAGTACTGTTAATAATGCTGCAAAGAGTGCTTCATCAGCCACTAATTCAGAGTGTGAAGTGGTGTCTCAAATCAATAGTATTGAGCCTAAAGAGAGTTCAATTGGTATGAAGAAGAAAGGTAGGTTAAGCAGCATTTCGCGGAAGAATGCATTTCGCGGAGGCCCTCTCGTTAAGGAGTCAAGGGAGAAGGCAAGAGCAAGAGCAAGAGAAAGAGCAAGAATGAAACTATGTGATCATCATGATCAATTGAGTCGATTAAGCTCACGGAGTCCCTTCGAGGCCTCGGATTCTTCTTCCCGTCACAATAACAATCCTTCAATGGAGGTAGAGAAGCCTAGCTATCATGACCAACAAGAGAATACTACTGCTACTACTACTCACGAAGACATGGTTGATAATAATTCTTCAGTGATTATGGACAAGTACTGGAACTTTACTGGTCCTTCTAATTTTGGTTATCTGCCTCACACTAGTACTAGTAATACAACTAGTATTCCTCAACAG AATCAATCCACAGACTTTCAGTTCTTCGGCAAGCCATGGGACTCCTACAACAATGTGAATCTATACTGA
- the LOC120016138 gene encoding transcription initiation factor TFIID subunit 2-like isoform X1 — MSYQINQLGKDQDVVAQTQAIAALEVQSQISFSIVNALNNILCDSKALWRVRSRHCLHWLTLHLRWGIGQYHLDAFYLLKKTNTDTSILGLASGG, encoded by the exons ATGTCTTATCAGATTAATCAATTAGGGAAGGACCAAGATGTTGTTGCCCAAACACAAGCTATTGCAGCATTGGAagttcaatctcagatttcgtTTTCTATTGTTAATGCTCTAAATAATATCCTCTGTGATTCCAAG GCCCTCTGGAGAGTTCGATCGAGGCACTGTTTGCACTGGCTAACACTGCATCTGAG ATGGGGGATTGGGCAGTATCACCTTGATGCGTTTTACCTTCTCAAAAAAACAA ATACAGATACAAGCATTCTAGGCCTAGCCAGTGGTGGATGA